The Streptomyces sp. RKAG293 genome includes a region encoding these proteins:
- a CDS encoding hydrophobic protein, translated as MGPLLLVLLLALILFGAGFALKILWWVAVVVLVVWLLGFVMRGTHSGGGRNRWYRW; from the coding sequence ATGGGTCCACTGCTTTTGGTTCTGCTGCTCGCGCTCATTCTGTTCGGTGCAGGCTTCGCCCTGAAGATCCTTTGGTGGGTCGCGGTCGTCGTCCTGGTCGTGTGGCTGCTGGGCTTCGTCATGCGCGGCACACACTCCGGTGGCGGCCGTAACCGCTGGTATCGCTGGTAG
- a CDS encoding hydrophobic protein, which produces MGPLLLVLLLALILFGAGFALKILWWVAVVVLVVWLLGFVMRGTGASGSRGRWYRW; this is translated from the coding sequence ATGGGTCCTTTGCTTCTGGTTCTACTGCTCGCTCTGATTCTGTTCGGCGCCGGTTTCGCGCTGAAGATCCTGTGGTGGGTCGCCGTCGTCGTACTGGTGGTCTGGCTGCTGGGCTTCGTCATGCGCGGCACGGGCGCCTCCGGCAGCCGCGGCCGCTGGTACCGCTGGTAG
- a CDS encoding glycosyltransferase family 39 protein — protein MSRNGKAFFFGSFEPGNSITLDKLPGFLWPQAVSARLFGFHPWALALPQVIEGALSVLVLFRLVCRQAGAHAALVAAAAFASTPAATGLFRSAVEDAPFTLLLLLAADAAFRAAGTARLRPLIWSAVWVGLAFQTKMLEAWALGPVLAGVFLIAAPTTLRRRVAGTAVAAAVTLAVSASWVLVVALIPAGDRPYIDGTTNNSPVSMVAGYNFLNRFPQLGLTPADTGSVNSVPSGPAAKGSSGGGPGPAAATGDEGGWTKMVRAPLASQTGWLYPAAALTVGCGLVWLRQRPRTDPQRAALLLWGGWLTTFLAVFSAGTVAGHTYYMGVVAAPLAALTGIGTVQCWRAHQAGGSRAWTLSALIGGTAVWGTVVAGAWPRFWPGLGFAVLVLCVAALVLLAWSRPSGGAPPHRVGHRAAVAGLLVGLTAILLAPAAWSVSVVMPRYSQSAKGTVGPDSDADRTRLRAPAVAAPGDRTAAPGPRARRRLLSYLQTNRSGTDYLVATASWNIASPYLRATGDAVLPIGGYMGQAPSPTPGEIQQYVATGRLRYVLLRPVHRGASATPAARVASWVRTSCARVPDSAYGGTVTDATDGAPLQLYRCAPTR, from the coding sequence ATGAGCAGGAACGGGAAGGCGTTCTTCTTCGGTTCATTCGAGCCCGGCAACTCCATCACTCTGGATAAACTGCCCGGCTTCTTGTGGCCGCAGGCGGTCTCCGCGCGGCTCTTCGGATTCCATCCCTGGGCGCTGGCGTTGCCCCAAGTGATCGAGGGCGCGCTGAGTGTGCTGGTGCTGTTCCGGCTGGTGTGCAGGCAGGCCGGAGCCCATGCGGCGCTGGTGGCCGCAGCCGCGTTCGCGAGCACCCCAGCGGCGACCGGACTGTTCCGCTCGGCTGTCGAGGACGCACCGTTCACGCTCCTGCTGCTGCTCGCCGCCGACGCGGCGTTCCGGGCGGCCGGTACGGCGCGGTTGCGCCCGCTCATCTGGAGCGCTGTCTGGGTAGGGCTCGCCTTCCAGACGAAGATGCTGGAAGCGTGGGCCCTCGGGCCCGTCCTGGCGGGCGTCTTCCTCATCGCGGCGCCCACGACGCTGCGCCGCAGAGTGGCCGGGACGGCTGTCGCGGCCGCCGTGACCCTCGCTGTGTCGGCGTCCTGGGTCCTGGTGGTTGCGCTGATACCCGCAGGCGACCGGCCCTACATCGACGGGACCACGAACAACTCGCCGGTGAGCATGGTGGCGGGGTACAACTTCCTCAACCGCTTCCCTCAGCTGGGACTGACGCCCGCCGACACGGGCAGCGTCAACTCCGTACCCAGCGGCCCTGCGGCGAAGGGGTCGTCAGGAGGCGGACCCGGGCCGGCCGCTGCCACGGGCGACGAGGGCGGCTGGACCAAGATGGTTCGCGCACCCCTGGCCTCGCAGACCGGCTGGCTGTATCCGGCAGCGGCCCTGACGGTGGGCTGCGGCCTGGTGTGGCTGCGGCAAAGACCGCGCACCGACCCCCAGCGGGCCGCCCTGCTCCTCTGGGGCGGTTGGCTGACGACGTTCCTCGCCGTCTTCAGCGCGGGGACGGTCGCGGGACACACTTACTACATGGGGGTCGTGGCAGCCCCGCTCGCGGCCCTGACCGGGATCGGCACCGTCCAGTGCTGGCGCGCCCACCAGGCGGGAGGCTCTCGCGCGTGGACGCTGTCCGCGCTGATCGGCGGCACCGCCGTGTGGGGCACCGTGGTGGCCGGCGCCTGGCCGCGCTTCTGGCCCGGTCTGGGGTTCGCTGTTCTGGTGCTCTGCGTGGCCGCGCTGGTACTGCTGGCCTGGAGCCGCCCGAGCGGTGGGGCACCGCCGCACCGGGTCGGGCACCGGGCGGCGGTGGCAGGGCTCCTGGTGGGGTTGACCGCCATTCTCCTGGCCCCTGCGGCATGGTCGGTCTCGGTCGTCATGCCCCGCTACAGCCAGTCCGCCAAGGGCACCGTAGGTCCCGACAGCGATGCGGATCGCACGCGCCTGCGGGCCCCGGCGGTCGCCGCCCCGGGTGACCGGACCGCGGCCCCCGGTCCCCGCGCGCGGCGGCGGCTGCTCAGCTACCTGCAGACCAACCGGAGCGGCACCGACTACCTCGTGGCGACCGCCAGTTGGAACATCGCCTCCCCGTACCTCCGGGCCACCGGCGACGCCGTGCTGCCCATCGGCGGATACATGGGCCAGGCCCCGTCACCCACCCCGGGCGAGATCCAGCAGTACGTAGCCACCGGCCGGCTGCGCTACGTACTGCTCCGCCCGGTGCACCGGGGTGCCTCCGCAACACCCGCCGCCCGCGTCGCTTCCTGGGTCCGAACGTCCTGCGCCCGGGTCCCGGACAGCGCCTACGGCGGCACGGTCACCGACGCCACCGACGGCGCGCCGTTGCAGCTGTACCGCTGCGCACCTACCCGGTGA
- a CDS encoding PRC-barrel domain-containing protein, with translation MTDSMWGYPAASGHQAGTDLTGFKVEATNGSIGKVDKHSDEVGSAYIVVDTGVWIFGKHVLLPAGTIQSIDIAERKIYVARDKDEIKDSPEFDKDKHAGDPGYHQQVEGYYGSHRA, from the coding sequence GTGACGGACAGCATGTGGGGATACCCGGCAGCATCGGGTCACCAGGCCGGTACGGATCTGACCGGGTTCAAGGTCGAGGCGACCAACGGCAGCATCGGCAAGGTCGACAAGCACTCCGATGAGGTCGGCTCCGCGTACATCGTGGTCGACACCGGTGTGTGGATCTTCGGTAAGCACGTCCTGCTCCCGGCGGGGACGATCCAGTCCATCGACATCGCGGAGCGGAAGATCTACGTAGCCCGCGACAAGGACGAGATCAAGGACTCCCCGGAGTTCGACAAGGACAAGCACGCCGGTGACCCGGGCTATCACCAGCAGGTCGAGGGTTACTACGGTTCCCACCGGGCCTGA
- a CDS encoding DUF5133 domain-containing protein: protein MLMPHPATLQQLIDRYDELRAREATGAATTEERRRLEDTVYTLCVSTGTRNITDGLHIARRYCHASARQMTTAA from the coding sequence ATGTTGATGCCTCACCCCGCCACGCTGCAGCAGCTGATCGACCGATACGACGAGCTGCGGGCACGCGAGGCCACTGGGGCTGCGACGACTGAGGAACGCCGCCGGTTGGAGGACACCGTCTACACGCTGTGTGTCTCCACCGGCACCCGGAACATCACCGACGGGCTGCATATTGCTCGCCGCTACTGCCATGCATCGGCGCGGCAGATGACTACCGCGGCCTGA
- a CDS encoding cold-shock protein has product MASGTVKWFNAAKGFGFIEQDDGGADVYAHFSNLAAHGFRELLEGQKVTFDIAPSQKGPTAENIAPA; this is encoded by the coding sequence ATGGCGTCTGGCACCGTGAAATGGTTCAACGCGGCAAAGGGTTTCGGCTTCATCGAGCAGGACGATGGCGGCGCGGACGTATACGCCCACTTCTCGAACCTCGCCGCCCATGGCTTCCGTGAGCTGCTCGAAGGTCAGAAGGTCACCTTTGACATCGCGCCGAGCCAGAAAGGCCCGACGGCCGAGAACATCGCTCCCGCCTGA
- a CDS encoding SRPBCC family protein, translating to MAVRQQLIERSRQQVWAVLADPTRYDEWVVGVADSAPGRGDWPAMGADLKYQVVLGPWKGGGRTVVRRSEAPHILELEADSGPLGTARIALEIRPWGRADSIVVVDEHPLRGAAGSLHNVAVDAFLQVRHRTMLKRLAAVVEESAPREQGPARSAS from the coding sequence ATGGCGGTACGGCAGCAACTGATCGAGCGCTCCCGGCAACAGGTGTGGGCCGTGCTGGCCGATCCGACGCGCTACGACGAGTGGGTGGTCGGGGTCGCCGACTCCGCGCCCGGCCGGGGCGACTGGCCCGCTATGGGCGCGGACCTCAAGTACCAGGTGGTGCTCGGTCCCTGGAAGGGCGGTGGCCGCACCGTCGTCCGCCGCTCGGAGGCGCCGCACATCCTGGAACTGGAAGCGGACAGCGGTCCGCTCGGCACAGCCAGGATCGCGTTGGAGATCCGGCCGTGGGGCCGTGCAGACAGCATTGTGGTCGTCGACGAACACCCGCTACGGGGCGCGGCCGGGTCGCTGCACAATGTCGCCGTCGACGCGTTCCTCCAAGTACGGCATCGCACCATGCTCAAGCGGCTGGCCGCGGTCGTTGAGGAATCCGCCCCCCGCGAGCAAGGACCGGCTCGGTCCGCCTCCTGA
- a CDS encoding alpha/beta fold hydrolase produces the protein MNIRRRNNVAVTGRADGPVVLLAHGFGCDQNMWRLVVPMLAADFRVVLFDYVGSGRADPSAWSEQRYSSLEGYARDVLDVCEELDLRDVIFVGHSVSAMVGVLAAADAPQRFSRLVMVAPSPCYIDDDGYRGGFSADDIGELLESLDSNYLGWSAAMAPVIMGNADRPELGQELTTSFCATDPDMARVFARTTFLSDSRDDLKSVTVPTLVLECQQDVIAPREVGAYVHAAIPGSRLVTLEATGHCPQLSAPQATAEAITDFIRTA, from the coding sequence ATGAATATTCGTCGCAGGAACAATGTCGCCGTCACCGGCCGTGCGGACGGACCGGTGGTTCTGCTGGCGCACGGGTTCGGCTGCGACCAGAACATGTGGCGTCTGGTGGTCCCCATGCTGGCCGCGGACTTCCGGGTGGTGCTGTTCGATTACGTGGGCTCCGGCCGTGCGGATCCTTCGGCCTGGAGCGAGCAGCGCTACAGCTCGTTGGAGGGCTACGCCCGTGATGTGCTGGATGTCTGCGAGGAGTTGGACCTACGGGATGTGATCTTCGTGGGGCATTCGGTCAGTGCCATGGTCGGGGTGCTCGCGGCGGCCGATGCGCCGCAGCGGTTCTCCCGTCTGGTGATGGTGGCTCCGTCGCCTTGCTACATCGACGACGACGGGTACCGGGGCGGGTTCAGCGCGGACGATATCGGTGAGCTGCTGGAGTCGTTGGATTCGAACTACCTGGGCTGGTCGGCGGCGATGGCCCCAGTGATCATGGGTAACGCGGACCGGCCGGAACTCGGCCAGGAGCTGACGACCTCGTTCTGCGCGACCGACCCGGACATGGCCCGGGTCTTCGCCCGTACGACGTTCTTGTCCGACAGCCGTGACGACCTCAAGTCGGTCACGGTGCCGACGCTGGTGCTGGAATGCCAGCAGGACGTGATCGCCCCGCGCGAGGTCGGCGCCTACGTCCATGCCGCGATCCCCGGCAGCCGCCTGGTCACGCTGGAGGCGACGGGGCACTGCCCTCAGCTGAGCGCACCGCAGGCCACGGCGGAGGCGATCACCGACTTCATCAGAACGGCCTGA
- a CDS encoding MerR family transcriptional regulator: MTDQPPTNPAGPSPSDRFDDEDYPAYTMGRAAEMIGTNAAFLRAIGEARLITPLRSEGGHRRYSRYQLRIAARARELVDQGTAIETACRIVALEDQLEEALALNEQLRNRSSDPAG, encoded by the coding sequence ATGACCGACCAGCCCCCTACGAATCCCGCCGGCCCGAGCCCGTCCGACCGGTTCGACGACGAGGACTACCCCGCCTACACCATGGGCCGGGCAGCCGAGATGATCGGCACCAACGCCGCGTTCCTCCGCGCGATCGGCGAGGCCCGCCTGATCACCCCGCTGCGGTCCGAGGGCGGCCACCGCCGCTACTCCCGCTACCAACTGCGCATCGCCGCCCGGGCCCGCGAACTCGTCGATCAGGGCACCGCGATCGAAACCGCCTGCCGCATCGTCGCCCTGGAAGACCAACTCGAAGAAGCCCTGGCCCTCAACGAACAGCTGCGTAACCGTTCCAGTGATCCCGCCGGCTAA
- a CDS encoding CsbD family protein: MGTEDKAENTADKAKGKVKEAAGKTVGNERLEAEGKADQAKGDVKQAGEHIKDAFKH, encoded by the coding sequence ATGGGCACCGAAGACAAGGCTGAGAACACCGCGGACAAGGCCAAGGGCAAGGTCAAGGAAGCTGCCGGCAAGACGGTCGGCAACGAGCGTCTCGAAGCCGAAGGCAAGGCCGATCAGGCCAAGGGTGATGTGAAGCAGGCCGGCGAGCACATCAAGGACGCCTTCAAGCACTGA
- a CDS encoding histone-like nucleoid-structuring protein Lsr2 — translation MSGASMHETGDVREAWGRITAWLERNDPEALATLGRPGSHAAIREAELRMGLDLPREMRQWLLANDIDAGRHPDDQSSLVALGCEIDIPGGHLLLGLTDIQRVYLSRMSLEEMEPSADPDHPFWRREWVPIAAERDGLYGTFLDTLSGTIGSWDEACGPEEGAYASLFAFFQETADRLEGVSTGDWRGPGRTARPRRLDPRPEDESIRLWARANGYLVNDRGRIPTSIREAYEVSQR, via the coding sequence ATGAGCGGAGCCTCGATGCACGAGACAGGAGACGTGAGAGAGGCGTGGGGCCGGATAACCGCGTGGCTTGAACGCAACGACCCTGAAGCTCTCGCTACGCTCGGCCGCCCGGGGAGCCATGCGGCCATCCGGGAAGCCGAACTGCGCATGGGTCTGGACCTGCCGAGGGAAATGCGGCAGTGGCTGCTGGCGAACGACATCGATGCCGGCAGGCATCCCGACGATCAGTCCAGTCTGGTGGCGCTGGGTTGCGAGATAGACATCCCGGGCGGCCATCTGCTTCTCGGGCTGACGGATATTCAGCGGGTCTACCTCAGCCGGATGAGCCTGGAGGAGATGGAGCCGTCCGCAGATCCCGACCACCCGTTCTGGCGTCGTGAGTGGGTGCCCATTGCCGCGGAGCGCGACGGTCTCTACGGAACGTTCTTGGACACGCTCAGCGGAACCATCGGATCCTGGGACGAGGCGTGCGGTCCCGAGGAGGGCGCATACGCTTCGTTGTTCGCCTTCTTCCAAGAAACAGCGGACCGGCTCGAAGGTGTGTCTACGGGCGACTGGAGAGGCCCTGGCCGGACTGCCCGACCCCGTAGGCTCGATCCCCGTCCGGAAGACGAGTCGATACGTCTCTGGGCACGCGCCAACGGATATCTGGTAAATGACCGTGGGCGCATCCCTACGTCCATCCGCGAGGCTTATGAGGTATCACAGAGGTGA
- a CDS encoding alpha/beta fold hydrolase: MGTITTPDGIDIFFKDWGSGQPIVFSHGWPLSSDDWDAQMLFFLQHGYRVIAHDRRGHGRSAQTGDGHDMDHYADDLAAVTAHLDLHDAVHVGHSTGGGEVAHYIARHGESRVAKAVLISAVPPLMVQTDANPGGLPKSAFDDMQAQLAANRPEFYRALPSGPFYGFNRPGVEPSEAIIANWWRQGMMGGAKAHYDGIVAFSQTDFTEDLKKITVPVLVMHGDDDQIVPYADSGPLSAKLVQNGTLNTYPGFPHGMPTTQAETINADLLAFLQS, translated from the coding sequence ATGGGCACGATCACGACACCTGACGGCATCGACATCTTCTTCAAGGACTGGGGTTCCGGACAGCCGATCGTCTTCAGTCACGGGTGGCCGCTGTCATCGGACGACTGGGACGCCCAGATGTTGTTCTTTCTGCAGCACGGCTATCGGGTCATCGCCCATGACCGTCGTGGGCACGGACGCTCCGCCCAGACCGGCGACGGCCACGACATGGACCACTACGCCGACGACCTCGCCGCCGTGACCGCACATCTCGATCTGCACGACGCCGTGCACGTCGGGCACTCCACCGGTGGTGGCGAGGTCGCGCACTACATTGCCCGGCACGGCGAGAGCCGGGTCGCCAAAGCGGTGCTGATCAGCGCGGTGCCCCCGCTGATGGTGCAGACCGACGCCAATCCCGGCGGACTGCCGAAGAGCGCCTTCGACGACATGCAGGCTCAGCTGGCCGCCAACCGTCCGGAGTTCTACCGGGCGCTGCCGTCGGGGCCCTTCTACGGCTTCAACCGGCCCGGTGTGGAGCCCTCGGAGGCCATCATCGCGAATTGGTGGCGCCAGGGAATGATGGGTGGCGCGAAGGCACACTACGACGGCATCGTCGCCTTCTCCCAGACCGACTTCACCGAGGACCTGAAGAAGATCACGGTTCCGGTCCTGGTGATGCACGGCGATGACGACCAGATCGTCCCCTACGCCGACTCCGGGCCACTGTCCGCGAAGCTCGTGCAGAACGGCACCCTGAACACCTACCCCGGATTCCCCCACGGAATGCCCACCACCCAGGCCGAGACCATCAACGCCGACCTGCTGGCCTTCCTGCAGTCCTGA
- a CDS encoding spherulation-specific family 4 protein: MRRTAHTGRGRDRAWRRLGAVAGGVALAAGVFAAIPTGQASAAGTPIKQSVAVPAYFGPGSAWTQLSSATSRAGLAVANPSNGAGGSKDSGYASAIQTTHGAGTKVLGYVDTGYLGTSPNNRKVPGTGSTNLNDWITYAEQSVDAWYSFYGGSGLDGIFFDDVLGDCGPSASSTTWVDAYKTLQSYVKTKHAGAMVVDNPGGWVAQCYTQAADTLITYEGSYSDYAGATLPDWEAAADPKKVWHLVYGTSQSQMQAAITLSKQRNAGYVYVTNDVLDNPWDTLPSYWSAEVTAASAGTSTATGKVGPVKSGIAGYCLDVPGNSASNSAIVSVAACNSSAEQQWTTGTDGTLKINNKCLDVRYNATANGSMIDLYDCNGQSNQKWNVVGSTLVGAGSGRCLDDPQFFTDGHQLEIYDCNGGNNQKWTLP; encoded by the coding sequence ATGAGAAGAACAGCGCACACCGGCCGGGGCAGAGATCGCGCGTGGCGGCGGCTGGGCGCCGTCGCCGGAGGTGTCGCCCTGGCCGCAGGTGTCTTCGCCGCGATACCTACCGGTCAGGCGTCCGCGGCCGGCACGCCCATCAAGCAGAGTGTCGCGGTGCCCGCGTACTTCGGGCCGGGCAGTGCGTGGACTCAGCTGTCGAGTGCGACGTCCCGCGCCGGGCTTGCCGTAGCCAACCCCTCGAACGGTGCGGGCGGCAGCAAGGACAGCGGCTACGCCAGTGCCATCCAGACGACGCACGGTGCCGGTACGAAGGTGCTGGGCTACGTCGACACGGGCTACCTGGGCACCTCCCCGAACAACCGCAAGGTGCCGGGAACCGGCAGCACGAACCTGAACGACTGGATCACGTACGCCGAGCAGAGCGTCGACGCCTGGTACAGCTTCTACGGTGGCTCCGGGCTGGACGGCATCTTCTTCGACGACGTACTCGGGGACTGCGGACCCTCCGCCAGCTCTACCACCTGGGTCGACGCCTACAAGACCCTGCAGTCCTACGTGAAGACCAAGCACGCCGGCGCCATGGTGGTGGACAACCCGGGCGGATGGGTCGCCCAGTGCTACACGCAGGCCGCCGACACGCTGATCACCTATGAGGGCAGCTACAGCGACTACGCGGGCGCGACCCTCCCGGACTGGGAGGCCGCCGCGGACCCGAAGAAGGTCTGGCACCTCGTCTACGGCACGAGCCAGTCGCAGATGCAGGCCGCCATCACCCTGTCCAAGCAGCGCAACGCCGGTTACGTCTACGTCACCAACGACGTGCTGGACAACCCGTGGGACACCCTGCCTTCCTACTGGTCCGCCGAGGTGACCGCTGCCTCCGCCGGCACCAGCACCGCCACCGGCAAGGTGGGACCCGTGAAGTCGGGCATCGCCGGCTACTGCCTGGATGTGCCCGGCAACTCTGCCAGCAACAGCGCCATCGTCTCGGTCGCCGCGTGCAACAGCTCGGCCGAGCAGCAGTGGACCACCGGCACCGACGGCACACTGAAGATCAACAACAAGTGCCTGGACGTCCGGTACAACGCCACCGCCAACGGCAGCATGATCGATCTCTACGACTGCAACGGCCAGTCGAACCAGAAGTGGAACGTCGTCGGCAGCACCCTGGTCGGTGCCGGCTCCGGCCGCTGCCTGGACGACCCGCAGTTCTTCACCGACGGCCACCAGCTCGAGATCTACGACTGCAACGGTGGCAACAACCAGAAGTGGACCCTGCCGTAA
- a CDS encoding HAMP domain-containing sensor histidine kinase, which translates to MAVHTPSHRDAPSGRPAELADLAGTLDGLLDRLAAVLRHEQQLTGEMSHELRTPLAALTAEVEWLQARPRGTEEQETAHRAIASGAARMHDIVETLLTEARTRGFETSGRCSLHEVIGEVARRSAEDHPQDPPVVLRACIGGQSATVGISASLLQRILVPLLDNARRYAVRCVAIEYAAVPGRNVEITVADDGPGIPAVLWGAVFAPGFRADPGSGHDGAGLGLPLARRIARAAGGEIVVAPAEGGPCFVVSLPAG; encoded by the coding sequence GTGGCCGTTCACACCCCTTCCCACCGCGACGCGCCGTCCGGGCGCCCGGCGGAACTGGCCGACCTGGCAGGGACACTCGACGGACTCCTGGACCGGCTCGCCGCCGTGCTCCGGCACGAGCAGCAGCTGACCGGAGAGATGTCACACGAGCTGCGCACCCCACTGGCCGCTCTCACCGCCGAGGTCGAATGGCTGCAGGCCAGACCGCGCGGCACCGAGGAGCAGGAGACCGCGCACCGCGCCATCGCGTCCGGCGCCGCCCGCATGCACGACATCGTCGAAACGCTGCTCACCGAAGCGCGCACCCGCGGCTTCGAGACGTCCGGACGATGTTCGCTGCACGAGGTGATCGGGGAGGTCGCGCGCCGCAGCGCCGAAGACCATCCCCAGGATCCGCCGGTTGTGCTGCGCGCCTGCATCGGCGGGCAGTCGGCCACCGTGGGCATCTCCGCTTCGCTTCTGCAACGGATCCTGGTGCCGCTCCTGGACAATGCCCGTCGCTACGCGGTGCGGTGTGTAGCGATCGAGTACGCGGCCGTTCCTGGGCGGAACGTGGAAATCACCGTCGCCGACGACGGTCCGGGAATTCCGGCCGTCTTGTGGGGGGCCGTCTTCGCACCGGGATTCCGGGCGGATCCGGGCAGCGGGCACGACGGTGCCGGGCTGGGTCTGCCGCTCGCGCGCCGCATCGCGCGAGCAGCGGGCGGTGAGATCGTGGTGGCTCCTGCCGAAGGCGGCCCCTGCTTCGTGGTCTCACTTCCCGCCGGATAA
- a CDS encoding SpoIIE family protein phosphatase, which produces MMRRTEQAPDGEQDVDASDVAFTDLLEDSAEELYEQAPCGYLSTLMDGTIVKINTTLLEWLGLSRRQVAGRMRFADLLTVGGKLYHETHFAPLLQMKGEVGGVALDIKTATGQRMPVLVTSKVKTSDHGEPMLIRTTIFDARDRRAYETELLRARQAAEEARRQAEADRERLQEVLAVLQQSLLPAELPMVPGLEAVSYYHTASPDLLGGDFYDLFPLGADRWAFFLGDVCGKGPQAAAVTSLTRYTLRAAALHDPDPVTVLTTLNTVLHERYTSGDTRYCTAIFGVLSPGSDHDVSVHLASGGHPSALIQRADGTAHYLPTPGGMLIGVLPQAQFTPARTRLFPGDTLLLYTDGLPEARTGPQRELYGDEALQAFTATQPSAGPQALITALTGLLTGFGDGLDDDTALLALGVPAFCTPGPGSYEAAD; this is translated from the coding sequence ATGATGCGCCGCACCGAACAGGCCCCGGACGGGGAGCAGGACGTGGACGCCTCCGACGTGGCCTTCACCGATCTGCTGGAGGACAGCGCGGAGGAGCTGTACGAGCAGGCTCCGTGCGGCTATCTGTCGACGCTGATGGACGGCACCATCGTGAAGATCAACACCACCTTGCTGGAGTGGCTGGGCCTGTCCCGGCGGCAGGTGGCAGGCCGCATGCGGTTCGCCGATCTGCTCACCGTGGGCGGCAAGCTCTACCACGAGACGCACTTCGCCCCGCTGTTGCAGATGAAGGGCGAGGTCGGCGGTGTCGCCCTGGACATCAAAACGGCCACCGGGCAGCGGATGCCGGTGCTCGTCACCTCGAAGGTGAAGACCAGCGACCACGGCGAACCGATGCTGATTCGCACCACGATCTTCGACGCGCGCGACCGCCGCGCCTACGAGACTGAGCTGCTGCGCGCCCGCCAGGCGGCTGAAGAAGCACGCCGGCAGGCCGAGGCCGACCGTGAACGACTCCAGGAAGTCCTCGCTGTCCTCCAGCAGAGCCTGCTGCCTGCCGAGCTGCCCATGGTTCCGGGCCTGGAAGCCGTCTCGTACTACCACACGGCCTCTCCGGATCTTTTGGGCGGAGACTTCTACGACCTGTTCCCCCTCGGCGCGGACCGGTGGGCGTTCTTCCTCGGCGACGTGTGCGGCAAAGGCCCCCAGGCTGCCGCGGTCACCTCGCTGACCCGCTACACCCTGCGGGCGGCCGCCCTGCACGACCCCGACCCCGTCACCGTACTGACCACCCTCAACACCGTGCTGCACGAGCGGTACACCAGCGGCGACACCCGCTACTGCACCGCCATATTCGGCGTCCTGAGCCCCGGCAGCGACCACGACGTCAGCGTGCACCTGGCCTCCGGCGGCCACCCCTCCGCGCTGATCCAACGCGCCGACGGCACAGCGCACTACCTGCCCACCCCGGGCGGCATGCTCATCGGCGTCCTGCCCCAGGCACAGTTCACACCCGCCCGCACCCGGCTCTTCCCCGGTGACACCCTCCTGCTCTACACCGACGGCCTACCCGAAGCCCGCACGGGACCCCAACGCGAGCTGTACGGAGACGAGGCCCTGCAAGCCTTCACCGCCACCCAGCCCTCAGCAGGACCACAGGCCCTGATCACCGCGCTGACCGGGCTGCTCACCGGCTTCGGCGACGGACTCGACGACGACACCGCGCTGCTCGCCCTCGGCGTGCCCGCCTTCTGCACGCCTGGGCCAGGTAGCTACGAAGCGGCGGACTGA